TATTCACCCATATTGTCTTATGGTTTCcctaaaaagtttttaaatcttAGATTCATCTGTAATTTCGATGTAAAGAGACAGAGAGCCAGTTTtacttattgttttttaaatgattaattagTTCTCCATacactatttattttaaaaattcctcttcCCCCAAAACTTTTGTAAGGTGTAGCGTGCTTTTATCCTTTTTCCAGTTTCGAAGTTTCAATGCTTAACTCAATTTTCTTCCATTGTGGTAACTGAAATGCTTCAATTATGATTTTTTCCTAAGTGCAGCGTTGGCTGCATTCCATGAGCTTTAATATGTAGTTTTTTcttcactaattttattttttaggtattATGTGCCCAATTATGGtttcaatgtcttcatttttaaagaactgtTTGTGTGAGCTTTTGAAAATTTACAAAGGGTAGGAACTTTATTTGTTCTTAGCTTTGCTGTAGTGTGATTAAGGAATCTGGTTTGCActgtttctctttcaaaatgcatttaaatatgAGTGCTCACCAATTTGCATGCCTCCATTGCTCAGATGCCAGGCTACCCtttattctcttatctttctAATGTAAAGTAAAAGTGAGGAACTATTTTCCTTGCTCTAAATTGTTTCTTGTAATTTGCTGTGGGTTAGGACATCAGAAAATACACAGTAGAGGCATGTGGATTTCTTATAGGGAAAGTGAGCATCATTTCAAGAACTTTATGGCAAAAATGGTGGGTGTTCAGATGCcatttttgtctcttcctttgtTCTTATTATTGTTTCTGAGTTCCCTTAGGGTTGGATGCGTCACAGGATGCCAGGGCCAACACTTCCCAATATACCTTTAGAAACCTTTCATTTGAAGTGTGGATCAATCAGGATCTTCAGGCTTGCTCCTAGCCAAGACAGGGTGTTGGGATTTCTGGGGTCTGGTTCCACTCCACTACTGACTGGTTGTGACAGTAGACACACAGCAAAcactcctctctgtgcctcagcatcTCCATCTTTACCTGGTTGGGGGAAGTGTTCTGAGTCTGATGGTGTCTAGGAACCTTCTAGCTCTGACTAGGTGAGGCTAGAATGATGGGCAACGTGAAAGGGACATGGAGGGGGGCAGCAGCATAGGACCAAGTAAGGGAATCAGTAAAAGGAGGCCACCCACTTGGCCACTCCTTCCCTTCAGCTCTCCACATGATGCATGCTTGGTGGTCTGGGAGTCATGGATGGGAGAGGGGATGAGACAAAGGTTCAGGCCAATGATTTAAGATTTAAAACCTGAGCTGTGAACAAACTTGAATACCCGAGAAACCAGCCACACTTTCCATGCTTTGCTGatatatttattgacatatttCCCCTTTTCAGGTGATGGTGACAAAAAGCAGATGGATCCCACACCCTACCCACCACCCCAGTAAAATACAGACACAGATTTCATTGAGCATATACAAGCATTGGGGCATGTCCAAATTCACCTCACTGGGTTACCAGAGCCAGGAGAGGCTCGATCTTGGGGGCAGTCTGAGCACCTGAGGCCCAGGAATTGAGCAGCCCAATGCTTAAGAGAGGCTGCCACTCTGGGCTATGCCACTGGGGTGCCAGCAGAGGCTATAGAATTGAATCATGGTGAACAGAGCTGCCGAGCCCTGTCATGTGGTCTACAAGGTGACAGTGGGCTCATGGGTAGTTTCCAGTGAGATCCCCAGTCCCATAGAAATCTGTGCCCCAGggttctcatctgcaaaatggggataagaatccTGCCCTGAATATATCACAGGGCTATGGTGAggctcaaaatagaaataatttgtcAAAAGTGCTCTGCAAAAGGTAAAGTGCTGTACAAATTTAAGGGAGTTCAATTGATTGATTGTGATTGTGAGAGTGCCCCAGGGATAAGAGTGGACTGGCTCATGGGTCCAGGGGCCAAGAAAGTGGCAGAACTCCTACGCTGTGCCTTAGGTAGGCACCAATCAATGCAAGTAATGCCTGCTGCAAAGCAGAGTTCTCTTAGTTTCTTGGCCCTGGGAAGTCACCATGGCCTAGCACCTGGGTTGAGGCTGGGAAAGTCACTGGGGAAGTTACAGAAAGAGTCACAGGGgtcaagaaggaggaagaaggtggCATACAAAGCAGGGGGTCATTACTATTATCACACACTAAAATAGATACCCACTGGATGCAAGCATTGGATTGGTGGTGCAGATGAGAGATGGAGGCGGGCGGCAGGGGAGAAGGAGGTGTCACAGCAGCAGAGGGAGGGATACTGTCCCAAAGAGGCTCAATTGCTGTCTCCCCTCTCCTAAAGGATAATGCAAGTGTCTGTCTATctgcaggggaagggagggcagggagctaGAACCAAGAATATAATAATCTGAGCTAAGTATGGGGGTCCCCATCCCCTGTTACACTGCTGCCCAGCATCTTACGGAGGTGTCAGGAACAGGCAAGCAGCTGGTCTGTGCACTTTGAGGCTGAGgccagagctgggcctggagcaCCACAAAGGCAGTATTGGGTTTCTGGAAAAAGGCAGTCGTGGTCAGCACTGTTGGGAGATAGTTAATCTGCTCATATACGGGCACGGTCTTAAGGAGCTGGTCACCGAGAGCCTATGATTTTTAAGCCTGAGCATCATAAGTGCCCCTTGAAGAATAGAGAGGTGGCTCATTTTACTTGAAAGGGGCTGCCAAGGAGATTCAGTGAATGGGCCAGGTAGGGAAGAGGGCCAGCAAAGACCAGTTCTCTGCAGGCTTATATTTGGGGAATGGGGAAGGAAAGACACTCTAgttgctcctgctgctgctgctttcccCCAACTCCCTTGGCAAGGGGTGCAGGACCTCCTGGGGAACTAGGAAGGCTACCTCACAGGGTACCAGCTGGTACTTACAGGTTAAGGCAAACAAGCCAGTAGAGCacattgaagaaaaagaaggacactGGGAAAACAACTCGCGAGTAGTTATCCAAGCGGTAGATGTGGATGAAGAGGCGGCCCTGCTGCCAGATACCGCCCTTACAACTGCGGACCACGCAGAGGTACTTCTTGAACCACCTGCAGCAGCCGCCATGGCGCCGGGTGCTACGTGGGCTGAGGGACTGCCAGGCTGGGCAGGATGGGGCCTCCTCTTCATCACTCTCCTCAGAGTCGTCGATCTCGCACACAAAAGCCTCCTGATGCTGGCGGGCATGGGGACGGGTAAGGGCACGGGGACGAGGCTGAAATGGACAAGCGAAGAAGTAAGACAAAGTCAAGGGAAGAAGAACCAAGCCTAGGTGCTGCCTCAGGAGTTTCTGGAGATTCTGTCCTTGGCACACTGTTTCTTTCCCCCCAGAGGTCCCCCCATCACATCAGAAAGTTTATTCAAGTCCTCACCAAAACCCAGGTTACCCCCATTACTCAGTGAGCGGGCCACCATGTGTCGTGTGTCCTAGTGCCCTCACTTGCATGCCTCCGTACTCCAAAGCCTTGCCACCACTCCCATACCCAGGTCATACATGGCGAAGTCTTGGAGAAGCACGGGGTATTCTCCAGCTGTAGGTCAAGAAGTTGAGCACAGCAAACTCCATCAGAGcacagaagcagaagaagaagcaCATGGCAATATAGAAATCCAAGGTTGTGATATAGGAGACACGTGGGAAATTCCTCCGGGAAAAGGTGCCCAGTGTGGTCATGGTGAGTACAGAGGTGACTCCTGGGAAAGACAGGAGTGGAGATGGGCTCAGCTACTGATCCATATGTTGTGCTGCTGAAAGGACCTCTGATAAGGCAATTCTATGCCCAGGGGTATGTCCACCTTATCCACTTACCTAAAGAGGTCCTGGCAGGAGCAGACTCTTTCTTGATCCAAAAGGAAACCCAGGAGACCATTGTGGTCACAAAAGAAGGAATATAGTTTTGAAAGGTAACAAAGCCAAAATGCCTGCTCACATTGAAGAAAAGCGTCATCACCATGAAATCacctaaaaaacataaaaaataccaCTTCATTACAGCACTGACATGAGGGTCTCCCCCAGGCAGGACAGGCACATTAAGGGTCTCATCGTTCAGCTCATGGATCCCCACCACAGTCCTAGGATAGGGGCACATTATTGCAATGCCACACACAAAGGATCAgaagaagcccagagaggagacACACTGCAAGACCCATGGTCAGTTAAGAGCTAAGCCAGGGCCAGAACCTTAATCACTTCTTTCTCAGTTCACtttcccacatcccacatctgTCTTTCTAGGGTGGCAGAAGAGTCagatgaaagtgaaaaagaatcaCTCAGCCCTCTAGATATCAGGACCACACAGCTCATGTCCAGATGGCTGACTGAGGCCTTCACATCCATTGAGGTGCCATATCTAGTCTGCAGAATCACAGTCTTACATCTGTGCTGCTGGCCCTTGCAATGTAGGCTCTCAGGAAATGAGCCACGGGCAGCTTGTGCTGTGGTGGGTGAAGCACAGAATCCATTCAGCCTCCTTCCTATACATTTATATGCTGGTGAAATGCCTTAATTAACACTGTTCCATCAGTAGCCAAAAGAAATCACCCGCCTACCCCCAAACCCCTGGTGGTTCCCTGCTCTTCAAGAGCTGTAGAATCAAGTATACACTGTAATATGACATTAAAGGCCCACCACAATCTGACTCCAACTGACATCTTATTCACAGAGGTACACATACACACCTTACCCTCAGCTAATCCCATCTTCTCTCAGAAGCCCTGAGAAAGCTTGCATATATACACCAATATTCAAACCCTGGACTCCCTGTTCTTAGTCTACTGTCCTAAGCCAAATGGAGTGTTCtgagaaaatataagaattagTTGAAAGTGAACATTTCAGCCAGCGCTCCAGATATCAGGTCTGCAGAGTATACATACACAAGGCAGACCGAGGTCTTCACATTCACTTGGGCATCATGTCTTTGATGTTGACTCACACCCTAGATAGTGATGGCTTCTACAGGACCTGATGACAACCTACATCTCCAGTTGGCATCTGCTGTTGTACCCTCAATGCTGCCTTATACTCTGACACACTCATCCCAAACACTCTGCATGCTCATCATGACTCCAAGGATTTGGGGGGCTTTTCTGAACCCAGAACATCCCTCTTCAGTCTCAACATCATATTGGATTTGTAatagttcaaattctggctccttaGTGAAGCTAAGCTCCAAACTTCCACCTCAGTGATGCTGCAGAATTACTTGGCCTTGAATTAGGTGGGCTTTTAATCCCCTTCAGGGTAGGGCTCATGTGAGCCCTGTGGCTTTGCTCCAGCCCATCTAAGCCCAGCACAGCCTGGAACCTAGCAGATGCTCAGCAACTCTTGCTGCTGCCTTGCAACAGCTTTGTAAAGCAGACCAGAACACTAACCTGTCCAGGTGTCTTCCTAATTTGGAAATCAGGTCTAGGTATGTTGGAGATGAATGAGAAGAGTAGCCTTTCCTACTCACTTTGGCAGCACTGAAACTCAAGGGGCAAGACTTTTTAGAATCTTCTGGGAAAAGGCAAGGACGTAGCCTGAGGTCAGTGGAATACCTGTGTCCAGAGTAGTAGCTTTGGGGATAGAACTCCTACTCCAGGGCTTCTGAAGGGACTACTCACACCTGCCTACCAGCCAGAATGTATTTATCAAGTTCTTAGTTCTCTTGCGTGGGGTCTTGACTGCAATTTAAGACATCCCTATTTAGCTACAACCACTTCCTGCAAAACTTTGCTGAGTTTATATATTCTTGTTACAAGAAGATTTATTTGCTGAGTTTATATATTCTTGTTACAAGAAGATTTATTATCCTAtcagctttttctatttttattttatttattccagcCAAAGAAGAACCTTCTCTACTTGTCAAGAGATGGAAATTTGTCTTTAAAGGCCAAGAGAAGGATACTAGCACATACTTTCTTATTCCTGAGGAATGGGGGAGCATGggtaaggaaaaaaagataaaaagatatcTGGGGCTGAGgagccaaagcaaaaagaaaaaaaaaaacattaaagatGCTTTTTGCTCTTATCTGCTTTGGCCAGACCACAGTTGGTCACTGCACTGTCAGAACACAATTAAAAAGACTGTGTCCAAAGGACCAAGACTAGAAGGATGAGTAGACCCAAAGCTTTGAAgaacaagggaagaaaaataaagtagggcTGTATAGCCTATAAAGGACTATGACCCAGCGCTGGAACCATGATACTGGTCCTTTCATCTTGACCTTGTGGAAGAGTGACTGGACTTACCGTAAGCTCAGTAGTTCTAGGGAAAAAAGAACTAAGTCCAATGGGTGGAATTTCCAGAGACTTCGATTTCAATGAACAGGGAGAGTTTTCTGAAGGACAGAGTtgtctagagaagaaaaaagactccTTCGCAAAATGTGAAATCCTGATCACAGGTAAGATTCCATCAGAGGCTCAACAGCCACCAGTGAAGGATTAACTCACTCACTGGGGGCAAAGCTGGACTCTCTGAGAGCCTCTTGAAGCAGAGATTCTCTAGTTCAAGGCCCAAGGTGGCCAGAGTAGTAAGCTACCACTGCATTCTGAACCCTTAAGAGTTGAGTACGTAAGTCTGCTCCTGATGGAGAGAATTTTCCAGGGGCCAACTGGAAGGGTTTGGGACAGGTTCCAAAGATAACTATGATAATGGAGACACCATGATTCAAGGTCAACTAGTCTctagcagaagagaaagaagcccTCCACATTTCACCCCAagatctctcctctctcccaaggAAGGCTGGTGCTTACCTATTACTGCTTCGGTGATGATGCTGGCTCTGGGGCTTTGTAGTCACTAGGGCACCATTTTGAAACAATGCACAACCATCTACTAAACGGAACCACTAGTGACTTGAAAGCCCCTGGCCCTTGTCTCCTCTGCTGCTTTTGATGATGGGTCCCCAGTtgtctggggaaactgaggtgtagAAAGGCAAGAGGCAGGCCCATGGTTAGCTGGCAGAAGAGCAAGGATCCTGAGTCAAAGGTAGTAAAACTGCTTAGCCAGAGCCCccgaagaaaaagaaagcatttgtaaAGCATCCCTCTGCCCATGCCTAGCACTGTGCAAGCAAAGCTCTAGCCAGATGAGCATGAGCTATCTCTCACTTAGTGACCAACTCAACAAGAGAGACAAAAGTAGATTTTCTGCCTAGCCACACGGAAGCAAAGCAAGATGCCTCCCATGGCAATTGGCTGGTTGGGTGACTGGCTCCAACTGCAGTCTGGAAAAGGTGAGGGCAGTGTCTCCACTGCCCTGACTTGGTCAGTACATGTGAAGAGGGTTTCCAGGGCTGCTCTGGGAGAACCCTGGGGATATCTCTTGGCTCCTCATTTAGATCACTTAAGAACACAAGCAAAGATGCTCACGTCTAGTTGGGAGCTTAAGTTTAAGAGACCCAGGACCCTCCCTTTTAGTCATTGTTAGGGACAAGTTCAGAAAACCAATGATTACCATGTCCATTTTGAATCTACCATGAAGCCTATGACAGGAATCTGTGCTTGTCAGAGCTGCTCCTTTGAAATAAATGTTGATGCAGCACCTGCTGAAACTTCCTCCATACTATCCCGGCCCTCACCTAGCTGCCATTAAAATTCTAGCCACCACCTCTTGTTAAGATGGACTTTTCTTCCCACTCAACCAGCCTAAATTGGTTCTGGGTATGGAGAACTCACATGAGCTTCAGTCCCCAAAGTCATCTGAGTAGGTCAGCTGTAACAAAGACCTTGAAATTAATGGGTCTGCATGACAAAGCTAGTTGTAAATTTTGAcagcaataaaactttatctacTTACCTACCCTCTCCAGGACTTGGCAAAGCACTTACTTCTTTGCAgaaagtctcagtttcctctgcaaACAGTTGTAAGTGCTTAGCATTTACAAGACAAGAGCCATGTTCTACAGTATTTCCATGGGATTATTACACAGCATTTATTTATATGGATGGCCACCTCCAGTCATTCCTACCACCTTCCTGGGCCTCTGCCTAGCTCTGGCTGCAAAAGTGCACTTACCAGCTTGGGTTGAGATAGTTTCAGTCTCATTGCTCACTCCTGTAAAATCAAACTGGAATAGCTTCCAGGAATTATTCTCATGTATTTCAACCTCGAAATTTTCCCACTTGTAGATCATCTCATTCTCAGGATAGGAAACTGTAAAGCAACATGGAAAGGAGGGTCATGTGAGTCTGGGTAGCCCAGTTGAGGTCTCCACCAGCATGGAGTCTGAGCAATGGCTTGGAGTCCTGACTCTGGCCTCACCAGTTGTATGACCTCACCTCTCTTACCTCATTGTTGATGTCCATTCTATTAGCGCATTTACAGAACATTTCTCAGTACTGCGCCCTGTGCTGGAAATACAGAGATGAGCAAGGCAGAAGCCCTACCCTCAGGCATTCACATTTTATTGAGTAAGACAGTGCACATACATCTGTAATTGCTGGAATTGCTCTGAGAAACCTCTGCTCACGGGACAGTGGGGAAACAGAGGAGGGAAAGATCACTTTGGGACACACCCAGAAAAGACTTCATAGAGTAGGTGATATTCCCAATAAGTCTTAAAAGttgagtaaatattttctgcatgGATGAGGCTAAAGGGGTGAGGACGGTTTCTATGCACAGAAAGGTGAAAATGCCtgatttattatagaaattcCAAAAGTTCAGGATGGTTAGCTCACAGAGGATAGATGAGGTGTAGGAGTGAATAGCAGGGGCCAGTTCATGAAGGGCCTCGAGGGTCATTTTAAGGAATGTGGAATTGATCCATGAGGGTTCTGGAAAGATTTGAAACTAAGAAGTGAGCTGGTCTAGATGATGCTTCAGCCAGGTCACTGTGGTCATTATATGAGGATGGCCTGTTTGTCAGGGAGACCAGTTATGAGAGGCCAGGGCAGTAATCCAGgcacaataaaatgaatgaatgcaggagTCAAAGCTGTGGCagtgagaatgcagagaaacagaatcaatagatATTCGGGAGGGAACACCAACAGGATATGTTGATTGATTAGATATAGGGggtgaaggagaaaaaagcatCAAAGTTCTTGGTTTGGACAACTGAGTGGGTGATGGTGCCTTTCAATGAGACAGATGGGAACACAAAAGCAACACATTTGTTTTGAGGGTAGCAGCTGGGGGGAGACAATGTATTTAGTTTGGGACATGTTCAGTCTCAAAGTGAAGATGTTAAAAAAGTCCAAGTGGAAGATGACAAAGACCTGGtgacagtggagatggagaggaacaGACATACTTGAGATACATTTCAGAGGCCAGTGACTGACTTGAGATGgggtggaagggagaaggagggatcCAACATGAGGCCCAGGTTAAGCAACACAGTATCGTCAGCAGGAAAAGAGATGAAGATGCATTAGGAGGCCCTAGGAAACCTTGGCACCATCTTAGgagaaaagcagaagcagaaaaatatgaaggACAAGGATGAGAAAAAGAAGGGGCCCAGCATGACTCTGGGGCCCCAGAAACCTAAGAAGGTACTCACAGCTAGAGAAAGACAGAGGGCAAGAGTGAGAATCCATTGGAAATTTGAGCATGTGGAGTGAGCATCCAGCATCAATGGTCATcctggaagggagaaaggagcctCATTAGGCTAGCCCTGAGCACTCAGATATCCACCCAACTTGGACCTGGGGACCACCACCAATGAGTGGCAACAGTGGTATTTGAGATAAAGAGctcaaaagagagacaaaaagagaggaagaacagCTTGGACATATCTGGCTACTCTGGTCTCCACCATCAGAGAAATGTATGGACCAACTAGGATGAGCTCTTGTTTCTTGTCCATACGAGCTTCCAGGACCCGCCAACATCCTCCCACTCTCtaccacctccctgcccccacaccatCCCCTGCCAGGCATTCAGGTATCTAGCCTGGTGTTAGGTATCTTTCCAACTGCTGTGCTGCTGCTCCGCCTGGACAATTCCATCACCGTGGACGTGTCTTTACATCCAGTGCCCACTTGGGATGGAATCGTCCAGGCAATACAGACATACTGGTACATTCTAGTTGGAGGAGCTCTGGACTGGGAGCCAAGTAACTGGGTACCAGTTCCAGCTCTTCCACACACTTGGTCTGTGGCCTTAAGCAATATCTTTCTACTTTGAAGCCTTACTGTCTGTGTCTGTACATGAAGGGGTTGAACTTATGGTCTCGGAAAGCTTGAAGGGCCCTTAGAAGTAACATTCAGGATGAAACTTCTGCCCATGGTCCTTTGGTGAAAATTCTCAGAAGGGGAGGAAGATTCCCAAGAGGTAAGACTTCAGAGACTTGACATACCTAATTGTGTACAACACCTTGCCATCCTTGTGGATGCGGACCATCTGGTTGGGCATGGTGATCATATGCTCTTGGGTCCTCTTAGAATTCCTAAAAAAGGTGTCCGGGATCCATAACTGGCTCACCATGTTGCCACTCAGGACAAAGCTCTCAAAGCTGCCATTGTAACGGAGGCGTTCATCATACCAGGTCTGGTAGAAGGTGATGTCAATGGTGTATTCCTGGTGAGAAGAATAGAAAAGCACACACTTGGGGCTGTGCAAACAAAGAACATCCCCATGCCATCCTGCGATGGGCCTGCGAAGCAGACAAAACCCACTTAGATTGCACAGGGGAAAGCAGCATGAGTTTGGCTGTAGGAGCTTTCTACTTCCAGGTATTCTCAAAAGAAAGGAACATTCCCAAATGGATAACAGTCTGGGAAGACACATTTCATCTAGAAACAGATAGGCAATGGTGGCTTAATCGCATTGGCTAGGCTCATCCTGTCACTACTCCCTTGTAGGGCTGTGGTGCTACTCCAGCCAGGTCAGCACCTTCTCAGCCCCCACACTCCCACAGCAAATTGAAGATCTCAGCTCAGAATCATTTTAAACAGTCATAAACACACATACCTTTGACTGCATATTGTGAAGTTTCCCCTTTCAGCTTTTATTTAGGGAGCAGAGACGTTAATTAACCTCAATCCTTCATTCTCcagaattatatttaaaaatgaagagaaatgtctatttagtgtCATgttttttgaatcattttttttgttttgtttttccttttacacAAGGGCACCTAAcctctgaatgtgtgtgtgcatatgcatag
This DNA window, taken from Equus przewalskii isolate Varuska chromosome X, EquPr2, whole genome shotgun sequence, encodes the following:
- the GABRE gene encoding gamma-aminobutyric acid receptor subunit epsilon, with the protein product MLTKVLLILLGMSIILPSRIEGPHVEWEKGPSAPDDDVYGPKPQASEKKLPSEETKPAAIGTQGTLGKLPAATQILNSILNNYDHKLRPGIGEKPTVVTVELSVNTLGPISILDMEYTIDITFYQTWYDERLRYNGSFESFVLSGNMVSQLWIPDTFFRNSKRTQEHMITMPNQMVRIHKDGKVLYTIRMTIDAGCSLHMLKFPMDSHSCPLSFSSFSYPENEMIYKWENFEVEIHENNSWKLFQFDFTGVSNETETISTQAGDFMVMTLFFNVSRHFGFVTFQNYIPSFVTTMVSWVSFWIKKESAPARTSLGVTSVLTMTTLGTFSRRNFPRVSYITTLDFYIAMCFFFCFCALMEFAVLNFLTYSWRIPRASPRLRHPRPRALTRPHARQHQEAFVCEIDDSEESDEEEAPSCPAWQSLSPRSTRRHGGCCRWFKKYLCVVRSCKGGIWQQGRLFIHIYRLDNYSRVVFPVSFFFFNVLYWLVCLNL